From the Lolium rigidum isolate FL_2022 chromosome 2, APGP_CSIRO_Lrig_0.1, whole genome shotgun sequence genome, one window contains:
- the LOC124686124 gene encoding DNA-directed RNA polymerase II subunit 4-like, whose product MSGEPREEEENAAELKIGEEFLKAKCLMNCEVAIILEHKYEQLQHMSSDGGADQVSQVFEKSQGYVKRFSRYKNPDAVRQVRETLSRYSLHEFELCTLGNLCPDTADEARALVPSLVPGGRFQGDERIDKMLNDLSLIKKFE is encoded by the exons ATGTCCGGCGAGccacgcgaggaggaggagaacgccgCCGAGCTCAAGATCGGCGAAG AGTTCCTCAAGGCCAAGTGCCTGATGAACTGCGAGGTGGCGATCATCCTGGAGCACAAGTACGAGCAGCTGCAGCACATGTCGTCGGACGGCGGGGCGGACCAGGTCTCGCAGGTCTTCGAGAAGTCGCAGGGCTACGTCAAGCGCTTCAGCCGCTACAAGAACCCCGACGCCGTGCGCCAGGTGCGCGAGACGCTCTCGCGCTACAGCCTGCACGAGTTCGAGCTCTGCACCCTGGGCAACCTCTGCCCCGACACCGCCGACGAGGCCAGGGCGCTCGTGCCCTCCCTCGTCCCCGGGGGCAGGTTCCAGGGCGACGAGCGGATCGACAAGATGCTCAACGACCTCTCGCTCATCAAGAAGTTCGAGTAG
- the LOC124686125 gene encoding uncharacterized protein LOC124686125 isoform X1, with amino-acid sequence MMSPYMYFATNMANINIYLSQLCKFNSIFFTAFQILFVCLKAMASQQQSPAATLSPKKKKKKAPSLPPTTISGLDEDILHEIFVRLPSLPSLVRAAFTCRTFLDAVRSSPAFRRRFRDLHCSPVLGHFIGNEEDTLIPNFLPLRRRSDPDLGAVLRGADFFLTRLPVFDQEDAVPVPDPEEDDDAFPGWSIHDCRDGFLVLGNWSAEQMAVYNPLTRTMDLFPPPPPHEDPDPDGLYHDFHILPSEEDHRSFRLVCVQHGETGARALVLSSSDTSSKWQNFPWAHIDGLWPQNGTMVNGCIYWTIGVPNDARVLNTATMQFSRIHLPPRRVNTTWKAGETKDGRLCMASVPFEVQAQRPLDVWFWRADGDGVERWMLDKSLPMQELAEVVQCRIDDDGNARVQLNIAAIIHGFIYLSAYCGRWQHHHPTFWFLSLCLETGVLNKLGRVLSGASHPYIMPWPRSLVHNKQSSLSG; translated from the exons ATGATGTCACCGTACATGTATTTTGCAACCAATATGGCCAATATCAATATATATTTGTCTCAGCTATGCAAATTCAATAGTATTTTTTTTACTGCCTTTCAAATTTTGTTCGTCTGTCTGAAGGCTATGGCATCTCAGCAACAGTCGCCGGCGGCGACGttatcgccgaagaagaagaagaagaaagccccATCACTACCTCCTACCACCATAAGCGGCCTTGATGAAGACATTCTGCACGAGATCTTCGtccgcctcccctctctccccagcCTCGTCCGCGCCGCCTTCACTTGCCGCACCTTCCTCGATGCCGTTCGTTCGTCCCCCGCCTTCCGCCGCCGCTTCCGCGACCTCCACTGCTCCCCAGTCCTAGGTCACTTTATCGGCAACGAAGAAGACACCCTTATCCCTAACTTCCTacctctccgccgccgctccgACCCAGACCTTGGGGCTGTTCTCCGTGGGGCCGATTTCTTCCTCACCCGCCTCCCAGTTTTCGACCAAGAAGATGCCGTCCCCGTCCCCGACCCCGAAGAGGATGATGATGCATTCCCCGGGTGGTCAATCCACGACTGCCGCGATGGATTCCTTGTTCTCGGCAACTGGAGCGCCGAGCAGATGGCCGTCTACAACCCGCTCACGCGTACCATGGACCTgtttcccccgccgccgccgcacgaggACCCCGATCCCGATGGCTTGTATCATGATTTCCACATCCTGCCCTCAGAAGAAGACCACCGCTCGTTCCGCCTCGTGTGTGTCCAGCACGGCGAAACTGGCGCGCGAGCTCTTGTCTTATCATCATCGGACACCAGCAGCAAGTGGCAGAATTTTCCATGGGCACACATCGACGGGCTCTGGCCTCAGAACGGCACCATGGTGAACGGCTGCATCTACTGGACCATTGGAGTGCCAAATGACGCCCGTGTGCTCAACACCGCTACGATGCAATTCTCCCGGATTCATCTGCCACCGCGGAGAGTGAATACGACATGGAAGGCTGGCGAGACCAAGGATGGAAGGCTATGTATGGCATCCGTACCGTTCGAAGTCCAAGCCCAACGGCCGCTTGATGTTTGGTTCTGGAGAGCCGATGGCGATGGTGTTGAGAGATGGATGCTGGATAAGTCGCTTCCGATGCAGGAGCTTGCTGAGGTCGTTCAGTGTCGCATCGATGATGATGGTAATGCTAGAGTTCAACTGAATATTGCGGCGATTATCCATGGTTTTATCTATTTGTCTGCTTATTGTGGGAGGTGGCAGCATCATCATCCAACTTTCTGGTTCCTATCCTTGTGCCTGGAAACAGGGGTCCTCAACAAGCTTGGTCGTGTCCTAAGTGGTGCGTCCCATCCGTATATCATGCCGTGGCCTCGTTCTTTGGTGCACAACAAG CAAAGCAGTTTGTCCGGTTGA
- the LOC124686125 gene encoding uncharacterized protein LOC124686125 isoform X2, producing MASQQQSPAATLSPKKKKKKAPSLPPTTISGLDEDILHEIFVRLPSLPSLVRAAFTCRTFLDAVRSSPAFRRRFRDLHCSPVLGHFIGNEEDTLIPNFLPLRRRSDPDLGAVLRGADFFLTRLPVFDQEDAVPVPDPEEDDDAFPGWSIHDCRDGFLVLGNWSAEQMAVYNPLTRTMDLFPPPPPHEDPDPDGLYHDFHILPSEEDHRSFRLVCVQHGETGARALVLSSSDTSSKWQNFPWAHIDGLWPQNGTMVNGCIYWTIGVPNDARVLNTATMQFSRIHLPPRRVNTTWKAGETKDGRLCMASVPFEVQAQRPLDVWFWRADGDGVERWMLDKSLPMQELAEVVQCRIDDDGNARVQLNIAAIIHGFIYLSAYCGRWQHHHPTFWFLSLCLETGVLNKLGRVLSGASHPYIMPWPRSLVHNKQSSLSG from the exons ATGGCATCTCAGCAACAGTCGCCGGCGGCGACGttatcgccgaagaagaagaagaagaaagccccATCACTACCTCCTACCACCATAAGCGGCCTTGATGAAGACATTCTGCACGAGATCTTCGtccgcctcccctctctccccagcCTCGTCCGCGCCGCCTTCACTTGCCGCACCTTCCTCGATGCCGTTCGTTCGTCCCCCGCCTTCCGCCGCCGCTTCCGCGACCTCCACTGCTCCCCAGTCCTAGGTCACTTTATCGGCAACGAAGAAGACACCCTTATCCCTAACTTCCTacctctccgccgccgctccgACCCAGACCTTGGGGCTGTTCTCCGTGGGGCCGATTTCTTCCTCACCCGCCTCCCAGTTTTCGACCAAGAAGATGCCGTCCCCGTCCCCGACCCCGAAGAGGATGATGATGCATTCCCCGGGTGGTCAATCCACGACTGCCGCGATGGATTCCTTGTTCTCGGCAACTGGAGCGCCGAGCAGATGGCCGTCTACAACCCGCTCACGCGTACCATGGACCTgtttcccccgccgccgccgcacgaggACCCCGATCCCGATGGCTTGTATCATGATTTCCACATCCTGCCCTCAGAAGAAGACCACCGCTCGTTCCGCCTCGTGTGTGTCCAGCACGGCGAAACTGGCGCGCGAGCTCTTGTCTTATCATCATCGGACACCAGCAGCAAGTGGCAGAATTTTCCATGGGCACACATCGACGGGCTCTGGCCTCAGAACGGCACCATGGTGAACGGCTGCATCTACTGGACCATTGGAGTGCCAAATGACGCCCGTGTGCTCAACACCGCTACGATGCAATTCTCCCGGATTCATCTGCCACCGCGGAGAGTGAATACGACATGGAAGGCTGGCGAGACCAAGGATGGAAGGCTATGTATGGCATCCGTACCGTTCGAAGTCCAAGCCCAACGGCCGCTTGATGTTTGGTTCTGGAGAGCCGATGGCGATGGTGTTGAGAGATGGATGCTGGATAAGTCGCTTCCGATGCAGGAGCTTGCTGAGGTCGTTCAGTGTCGCATCGATGATGATGGTAATGCTAGAGTTCAACTGAATATTGCGGCGATTATCCATGGTTTTATCTATTTGTCTGCTTATTGTGGGAGGTGGCAGCATCATCATCCAACTTTCTGGTTCCTATCCTTGTGCCTGGAAACAGGGGTCCTCAACAAGCTTGGTCGTGTCCTAAGTGGTGCGTCCCATCCGTATATCATGCCGTGGCCTCGTTCTTTGGTGCACAACAAG CAAAGCAGTTTGTCCGGTTGA
- the LOC124686126 gene encoding uncharacterized protein LOC124686126 has product MEYERIEKPSFPTQGGGFSPKRLRAMLLGVERRRKDAGAGGDDGGEQQEEEEEYGAVPMASVRSDSDARRGDTISEEYKDVDVVSTMSGSSSSLDTGIGHRSRDAHSTGSRFRVPEDDSCDSESVASNFEFHKERGASARSAPAPTAAVPPFSKHPPSKWDDAQKWIASPTANRPGRAGNGAFPRKMEKSGFGGGRLPATKVVLEAMEEIDTKRIDPSQEKREIGWQKAANWATPDPYPEVEPCAKSTLAAESMIVDSAVTLSCDSSTMLQSATACIPPPPTVRSVSMRDMGTEMTPIASQEPSRTGTPVRATSPDCSRPTTPRRTLGVNAAGAVINRGECSNAELSEQELQLKTRREIMLLGTQLGKTSIAAWASKKEEEKDASLSLKKVSLDQSTQNATEIRAAAWEEAEKAKYLARFKREEIKIHAWEDHQKAKIEAEMRKIEVDVERMRARAQDRLMSKLASTRHAADEQRADAESKRDRSAARTAEQADHIRRTGRMPSSLGCWNWCS; this is encoded by the exons ATGGAGTACGAGCGCATCGAGAAGCCGTCGTTCCCCACTCAG GGCGGAGGCTTCTCGCCGAAGCGGCTGCGCGCGATGCTGCTGGGCgtggagaggcggcgcaaggacgCCGGCGCCGGGGGCGACGACGGcggggagcagcaggaggaggaggaggagtacggcGCGGTGCCCAtggcctccgtcagatccgactCCGACGCGCGCA GAGGAGACACCATATCCGAAGAATACAAGGACGTGGACGTGGTGAGCACCATGTCAGGATCATCGTCCTCATTAGACACCGGCATCGGACACCGATCGCGAGATGCACACTCTACAGGCTCGAGGTTCAGGGTGCCCGAGGACGACTCGTGCGACTCCGAGAGCGTCGCATCCAACTTTGAGTTCCACAAGGAGCGAGGGGCCTCCGCTCGGTCGGCGCCCGCGCCCACGGCGGCGGTTCCGCCGTTCTCCAAGCACCCGCCGTCGAAGTGGGACGATGCGCAGAAATGGATCGCCAGCCCGACAGCGAACCGTCCTGGTAGGGCCGGCAATGGAGCTTTCccgaggaagatggagaagagTGGTTTTGGTGGTGGGAGGCTGCCGGCGACGAAGGTTGtgctggaggccatggaagagatAGATACTAAGAGGATAGACCCGAGCCAGGAGAAGAGGGAGATAGGGTGGCAGAAAGCGGCCAACTGGGCCACACCTGATCCCTATCCGGAAGTGGAGCCTTGCGCAAAGTCTACACTTGCTGCGGAAAGTATGATAGTTGATTCAGCTG TTACTCTTAGCTGTGACTCATCTACCATGCTTCAGAGTGCCACCGCATGCATACCACCCCCACCAACAGTCCGGTCAGTATCGATGAGGGATATGGGTACGGAAATGACTCCGATTGCAAGCCAAGAACCATCCCGGACAGGAACACCGGTGAGAGCAACAAGTCCGGATTGCTCCCGGCCAACTACTCCACGAAGGACATTGGGCGTCAATGCTGCCGGTGCTGTTATCAACCGCGGTGAATGTAGCAATGCAGAATTAAGCGAACAGGAGCTGCAACTGAAGACGAGGAGAGAAATAATGCTTCTTGGCACTCAGCTAGGTAAAACCAGCATCGCAGCGTGGGCGAGTAAGAAGGAAGAGGAAAAGGATGCATCACTATCTCTCAAGAAAGTGTCGTTGGACCAATCTACACAGAATGCAACTGAAATCCGTGCAGCTGCATGGGAGGAGGCAGAGAAGGCCAAATACTTAGCAAG GTTTAAACGCGAAGAAATCAAGATCCACGCATGGGAAGATCACCAGAAAGCCAAAATTGAAGCTGAAATGAGAAAAATCGAG GTCGATGTGGAGAGGATGCGAGCCCGTGCGCAGGACAGGCTGATGAGCAAGCTCGCGTCCACAAGGCACGCTGCGGACGAGCAGCGAGCTGACGCAGAGTCGAAGAGGGACCGTAGTGCCGCAAGGACGGCAGAGCAGGCAGATCACATCAGGAGAACTGGCCGGATGCCATCCTCGCTCGGCTGCTGGAACTGGTGCTCGTAG